In a single window of the Drosophila miranda strain MSH22 chromosome XL, D.miranda_PacBio2.1, whole genome shotgun sequence genome:
- the LOC108152064 gene encoding zinc finger protein hangover isoform X4, which yields MCDTAATTATPVVAATTLGAASVSGTGTSQGTAAATATTAGATPPATTASKPEQQRARQNCCRLCIAPATECISIINSYAADKEPLSTKIHNCVNIKITPQDRLSLQICHACISYLNSWQSFKNRSVSAQSKQRQWLEANKSKLLSYLDLNSAENGGGHQQQHHSENEIDLEKPSAAQILDGIPSLKKRKSLTVYPLPAIPIKDEPIDTDDDYQMKSLDESDDMVDPTMFLERSEHEGDVPLMTCDYDYTAQHGVNAETAAASLPPNAVANVAAAGDSKVASCRACSLQFSTRANARRHERNLHPNLFQLSTDSPNNTPITKPTPALAAALEIQRAAAEAATEEASKAAGAAGGNISTQKYRQVVMNAFIKCEGGGFNYDSPEQYQPLLTRDKVEFIEQNYEFLEQYQTMTCRCCDKYFSTYKNFMAHVRKKYPLLPRNLCFNCLKMNESKALFISHLKKRNCINLFRVLNALRGKQLNVHPSSDIGSSFGGETTTTTTTITSPNVVVPLLLDNSSSGERPEKLRAKELLVNKLYECKLCPKGFRTKHEFRTHVYDKHADVQRKDNNSIQCSFCGLDFADPVDRRRHYNNMDCIVRLRCMTCDAKVETHQRFLDHVYQDHLGGISSDNASTVSGLGGGGGGGGRSSSSIENSPGKRSLLGALGIGVGSPADESRTGSAAATAAAVAPNQTSTPKPTSLNRDAGGAPKSQYFSRMPQVCPICGQQYNNYNNVLRHMESKHPNKLPETYKCVRCGLGYPRISYLREHMINVHGVDKNRNSGGFEYIVNADAVKLADGSTPNVSTGRYDYVMKDLMSITNDDDEEETGSMAKKIRLDDSSNNSSLVGGVASQQKECPICNALFSNNIGLSNHMRSHYTASSTVNAALVAANRMTPKSLTITAAPAIETVTSSASVDVDDDEGVMPLESGNIMASGRGVASASAIAAVPPAMVNQTPQEQAVFRRSLDQAADRRFRRMRCRICQRRFSSKKSYRYHMLTDHQVQNVQFIKCKLCNAEFAYEKGLKVHLFKVHGRAIKDEMIVKQFECDVCSIVYSSELELKQHKKSVHKLTSVSVSASASASASASASTSSKIDDDSLMMEDIGGNRSRHHHQQHSKASGDLADQSIISAMAATATASATTTPLYWYQCKYCPSNFNTNKKLAIHINSHDEFDSNDYSCKDCGNVYSGRKSLWVHRYKKHPQVPNPIECTLCRKVFFDHQMLDNHTPTCNRKPITATGAHQQEQTNQTQGRAVFRHKTGDDDDEEEQHHHQQQRNHQEDAGDGGAVAAAVAAAAAAATSSGTISGGSTKKMRIPDVACTICGARFTDQEHFSKHIQKHEQDLYVDNPLAAMFDDGPADAAQFKVEGQNENGEYACDMCTKTFPLVIALKVHRKWHFRGDSKQNHIDSETTNINNNNNNNSVNNSTSMLRELHAVGLTPNQQQKQNQQQNSTSTPNNNSSNNNNNNNNNSSSKRKSMKRKRELKCEYCPSTFISNNNLRRHMYELHKHEVSSLPAPPVIVVDDPLCCRRCGNIKFETKELWIEHKLADAKVVRPFCPFQWGCDMCGEYLSRKEKLMNHINNHLKEDVIVPVATQGAIDRERASTASSSSSASASASEATTSKAKASSVLAEQPGATLQKKTEENGGLDGAEAAVKADEDDSDMEDADSSDADEESSGTGDEDDDNDGDDDDDDDDDEEDEGEDEEGVPPPTPATQLLPQQQQHKHKANIDNDEDLVEEVISSDDEEPEDGGEGESESQTESEEDDDEDDDEDDDDEEEEQGQEQGSQPLVNGKSKEHQQQIEEILPSSDDDEVRDGNLDGHLMAIDDIIEEEYDEDDDMEEVDDGAVHPDPDDVIEEVDDDDADEVDEEHNVDGGGTSSASSSESESTSTTTSNSHSTGAFPVSHQKPFPQWSKNLCVTSNKQCNSNSNGNGNDDDDDCVEQL from the exons GTGTGAACATCAAG ATAACACCACAAGATCGGCTGTCACTTCAGATCTGCCACGCCTGCATCAGTTACCTAAACTCGTGGCAGAGCTTCAAGAATCGGTCGGTTAGCGCACAGAGCAAACAGCGGCAGTGGCTGGAGGCCAACAAGAGTAAGCTCCTCAGCTATTTGGATTTGAACAGTGCCGAGAATGGAGGAggtcatcagcagcagcatcattcGGAGAATGAGATCGATTTAGAGAAGCCATCGGCCGCCCAAATATTGGACGGCATACCCTCGCTGAAGAAACGCAAATCCCTAACAGTCTAT CCACTGCCCGCAATTCCCATCAAGGATGAGCCCATTGACACAGATGATGACTATCAAATGAAATCGCTGGACGAATCCGATGACATGGTCGATCCCACAATGTTCCTAGAGCGCTCCGAGCACGAGGGCGATGTACCATTAATG ACCTGCGACTATGATTATACGGCGCAGCATGGTGTGAACGCAGAGACGGCGGCCGCCTCGCTGCCGCCAAATGCTGTGGCTAATGTGGCCGCCGCCGGGGACTCGAAGGTGGCCAGCTGCCGGGCATGCAGCCTCCAGTTTTCGACACGTGCCAATGCCCGGCGTCATGAGCGAAATTTGCACCCAAATCTGTTCCAATTGTCGACGGACTCGCCCAACAATACGCCCATCACAAAGCCCACCCCGGCACTGGCGGCTGCATTGGAGATTCAGCGTGCCGCCGCCGAAGCGGCCACCGAGGAGGCCAGCAAAGCTGCAGGCGCTGCCGGTGGTAATATATCGACCCAAAAATACCGTCAGGTGGTGATGAACGCCTTCATCAAGTGCGAGGGTGGGGGCTTCAACTATGACAGTCCCGAGCAGTACCAGCCGCTGCTCACCCGCGACAAGGTGGAGTTTATCGAGCAGAATTACGAATTCCTGGAGCAGTACCAGACGATGACATGTCGCTGCTGCGACAAATACTTCAGTACGTACAAGAACTTTATGGCGCATGTGCGTAAAAAGTATCCGCTGTTGCCGCGCAATCTCTGCTTCAACTGCCTCAAGATGAACGAATCGAAGGCTCTGTTCATTTCCCATCTCAAGAAGCGCAACTGCATCAATCTGTTTCGTGTGCTGAACGCCCTGCGCGGCAAGCAGCTAAATGTTCACCCCTCATCGGACATTGGATCGTCGTTCGGTGGAGagaccaccaccaccaccacaaccATCACCAGTCCCAATGTCGTTgtaccgctgctgctggataaCAGCTCGAGCGGCGAACGGCCGGAGAAGCTGCGCGCCAAGGAGCTGCTGGTGAATAAGCTTTACGAGTGCAAACTCTGCCCGAAGGGCTTCCGCACCAAGCACGAGTTTCGCACCCATGTCTACGACAAGCATGCGGATGTGCAGCGCAAGGACAACAACTCGATTCAGTGCAGCTTCTGCGGCCTGGACTTTGCCGATCCCGTCGACAGGCGCCGCCACTACAACAACATGGACTGCATTGTTCGCCTACGCTGCATGACGTGTGACGCCAAGGTGGAGACGCATCAGCGTTTTCTCGATCATGTCTATCAAGATCATCTGGGGGGCATAAGCAGCGACAATGCCTCCACTGTGAGTGGATTGGGAGGCGGCGGAGGCGGCGgtggcaggagcagcagcagtattGAGAACTCGCCCGGGAAGCGGAGCCTACTAGGGGCTCTCGGGATCGGTGTTGGCTCCCCCGCCGATGAGTCACGCACCGGCAGTGCAGCGGCGACAGCGGCAGCTGTAGCACCCAATCAAACCTCCACGCCAAAGCCGACATCCCTGAATCGTGATGCTGGTGGTGCACCGAAATCGCAGTATTTTTCACGAATGCCCCAGGTATGCCCCATCTGTGGCCAACAgtacaacaactacaacaacgTGCTGCGTCACATGGAATCGAAGCATCCAAACAAACTGCCGGAGACATACAAATGTGTGCGCTGCGGCCTGGGCTATCCGAGAATCTCGTATCTGCGAGAGCATATGATCAACGTGCATGGCGTGGACAAGAATCGCAATTCGGGCGGCTTCGAGTACATTGTGAATGCGGATGCCGTGAAGCTGGCCGATGGCAGTACACCGAATGTGTCCACGGGTCGTTACGACTATGTGATGAAGGATCTGATGTCAATAACAAATG ATGATGACGAGGAGGAGACCGGCAGCATGGCCAAGAAGATACGCCTGGACGatagcagcaacaacagcagtcTGGTGGGTGGGGTGGCCAGCCAGCAAAAGGAATGCCCCATCTGCAATGCACTGTTTAGCAACAATATCGGCCTGTCGAATCACATGCGCTCGCATTACACGGCCTCGAGTACCGTGAACGCTGCTCTGGTGGCGGCCAATCGCATGACACCCAAATCCCTGACCATAACCGCCGCCCCAGCCATAGAGACGGTCACATCATCGGCCTCAGTCGATGTTGACGATGACGAGGGCGTTATGCCGCTCGAATCAGGAAATATTATGGCCAGTGGCAGAGGTGTTGCTTCTGCTTCAGCTATTGCTGCTGTGCCTCCTGCCATGGTTAATCAGACGCCTCAAGAGCAGGCAGTGTTTCGTCGCAGCCTGGATCAGGCGGCGGATCGTCGCTTCCGCCGGATGCGTTGCCGCATCTGTCAGCGGCGCTTTAGCTCAAAGAAATCATACCGCTATCACATGCTCACCGACCATCAGGTGCAGAATGTGCAGTTTATCAAATGCAAGCTGTGCAATGCAGAGTTCGCCTACGAGAAGGGTCTCAAGGTGCATCTGTTCAAGGTGCACGGACGGGCCATCAAGGATGAGATGATTGTGAAGCAGTTTGAGTGCGATGTCTGTTCGATTGTCTACAGCTCGGAGCTGGAACTGAAGCAGCACAAGAAGAGCGTCCATAAGCTGACATCCGTGTCGGTGTCTGCGTCCGCCTCGGCATCGGCCTCTGCCTCGGCATCCACATCCTCGAAAATCGATGATGATTCACTGATGATGGAGGACATCGGTGGCAATAGAAGCCGTCaccatcatcagcagcacaGCAAGGCATCTGGCGATCTGGCCGATCAGTCCATCATCTCCGCCATGgctgccaccgccactgccAGTGCCACAACGACGCCGCTGTACTGGTACCAGTGCAAGTACTGTCCCTCCAATTTTAACACCAACAAGAAGCTGGCCATCCACATCAACTCGCATGATGAGTTCGACTCGAACGATTACTCGTGCAAGGACTGCGGCAATGTCTACAGCGGCCGCAAGAGTCTATGG GTTCATCGCTACAAAAAGCATCCGCAGGTGCCGAACCCAATCGAGTGCACGCTGTGCCGCAAGGTGTTCTTTGACCATCAGATGCTGGACAATCATACGCCGACCTGCAACCGTAAGCCAATTACCGCCACGGGGGCGCATCAGCAGGAGCAGACAAATCAGACGCAGGGTCGGGCCGTATTCAGGCATAAGACTggcgacgatgacgacgaggaagagcagcaccaccaccagcagcagcgtaACCATCAGGAGGATGCTGGCGATGGaggagcagtagcagcagcagtagcagctgctgctgccgctgccacatcGAGTGGCACCATCAGCGGTGGCAGTACCAAAAAGATGCGCATACCGGATGTGGCCTGTACAATTTGCGGCGCCAGATTCACTGATCAGGAGCACTTTAGCAAGCACATACAGAAGCATGAACAGGATCTATATGTGGATAATCCGCTGGCAGCGATGTTCGACGATGGGCCGGCGGATGCGGCCCAATTTAAGGTGGAGGGCCAGAACGAGAACGGGGAATACGCGTGCGATATGTGCACGAAGACATTCCCCCTGGTGATTGCACTCAAAGTGCATCGCAAGTGGCATTTCAGAGGTGATAGCAAGCAG AACCACATCGACAGCGAAACGACGAatatcaacaacaacaacaacaacaattcgGTGAACAACTCCACATCGATGCTACGGGAGCTGCATGCAGTGGGTCTGACGCCCAACCAACAACAGAAGCAGAACCAACAGCAGAACTCCACGTCCACGccgaacaacaacagcagcaacaacaacaacaacaacaacaacaacagcagcagcaagaggAAATCAATGAAGCGTAAACGTGAATTGAAATGCGAATACTGCCCCTCGACATTcatcagcaacaacaaccTGCGACGCCACATGTACGAACTGCATAAGCACGAGGTGAGTAGCCTGCCAGCACCGCCCGTGATTGTGGTAGATGACCCGCTCTGCTGTCGACGTTGTGGCAATATCAAATTCGAGACGAAAGAACTGTGGATCGAGCATAAGCTGGCCGATGCGAAGGTGGTGCGACCATTTTGTCCCTTCCAATGGGGCTGTGACATGTGCGGCGAGTACTTGTCGCGCAAGGAGAAGCTCATGAATCACATCAATAATCATTTGAAGGAGGATGTCATTGTGCCAGTGGCCACACAAGGGGCCATCGACAGAGAACGAGCATCGacggcatcatcatcatcatcggcaTCGGCTTCGGCATCAGAGGCAACAACATCCAAAGCAAAGGCGTCGTCCGTACTGGCGGAGCAACCCGGTGCCACACTGCAGAAGAAAACGGAGGAAAATGGTGGACTGGATGGAGCGGAGGCGGCGGTAAAGGCAGATGAAGATGATAGCGATATGGAGGATGCCGACAGTTCAGACGCTGATGAAGAAAGCTCTGGCACAGGGGATGAAGACGACGACAACgatggcgacgacgacgatgacgacgatgacgatgaagAAGATGAGGGCGAAGACGAGGAGGGTGTGCCCCCACCAACACCTGCCACACAACTgttgccacagcagcagcaacacaaacacaaagcCAATATTGACAATGATGAAGATCTCGTCGAAGAAGTGATCAGCTCTGATGATGAAGAGCCTGAGGATGGAGGGGAAGGCGAGAGCGAAAGTCAAACAGAAAGCGAAGAGGACGATGACGAGGATGACGATGAAGACGATGACGACGAGGAAGAGGAACAGGGACAGGAACAGGGCTCGCAGCCCCTGGTGAATGGCAAGTCGAAAGAGCATCAACAGCAAATCGAGGAGATATTGCCCAGCTCCGACGACGACGAAGTGCGGGATGGCAATTTAGATGGCCATCTGATGGCCATTGATGACATTATTGAAGAAGAATATGATGAAGACGATGATATGGAGGAGGTGGACGATGGTGCAGTCCATCCAGATCCCGATGATGTTATCGAAGAGGTCGACGACGATGATGCGGATGAGGTGGATGAAGAGCACAATGTCGATGGGGGCGGCACATCCTCGGCCTCATCGTCAGAGAGTGAATCAACATCCACGACCACATCCAATTCGCATTCAACTG GAGCTTTTCCAGTCTCACATCAAAAGCCATTTCCTCAATGGTCCAAAAATCTCTGCGTCACAAGCAACAAGcaatgcaacagcaacagcaacggcaacggcaacgacgacgacgacgactgtGTCGAGCAATTGTAA
- the LOC108152064 gene encoding zinc finger protein hangover isoform X3, whose product MCDTAATTATPVVAATTLGAASVSGTGTSQGTAAATATTAGATPPATTASKPEQQRARQNCCRLCIAPATECISIINSYAADKEPLSTKIHNCVNIKITPQDRLSLQICHACISYLNSWQSFKNRSVSAQSKQRQWLEANKSKLLSYLDLNSAENGGGHQQQHHSENEIDLEKPSAAQILDGIPSLKKRKSLTVYPLPAIPIKDEPIDTDDDYQMKSLDESDDMVDPTMFLERSEHEGDVPLMTCDYDYTAQHGVNAETAAASLPPNAVANVAAAGDSKVASCRACSLQFSTRANARRHERNLHPNLFQLSTDSPNNTPITKPTPALAAALEIQRAAAEAATEEASKAAGAAGGNISTQKYRQVVMNAFIKCEGGGFNYDSPEQYQPLLTRDKVEFIEQNYEFLEQYQTMTCRCCDKYFSTYKNFMAHVRKKYPLLPRNLCFNCLKMNESKALFISHLKKRNCINLFRVLNALRGKQLNVHPSSDIGSSFGGETTTTTTTITSPNVVVPLLLDNSSSGERPEKLRAKELLVNKLYECKLCPKGFRTKHEFRTHVYDKHADVQRKDNNSIQCSFCGLDFADPVDRRRHYNNMDCIVRLRCMTCDAKVETHQRFLDHVYQDHLGGISSDNASTVSGLGGGGGGGGRSSSSIENSPGKRSLLGALGIGVGSPADESRTGSAAATAAAVAPNQTSTPKPTSLNRDAGGAPKSQYFSRMPQVCPICGQQYNNYNNVLRHMESKHPNKLPETYKCVRCGLGYPRISYLREHMINVHGVDKNRNSGGFEYIVNADAVKLADGSTPNVSTGRYDYVMKDLMSITNGGTLDDDEEETGSMAKKIRLDDSSNNSSLVGGVASQQKECPICNALFSNNIGLSNHMRSHYTASSTVNAALVAANRMTPKSLTITAAPAIETVTSSASVDVDDDEGVMPLESGNIMASGRGVASASAIAAVPPAMVNQTPQEQAVFRRSLDQAADRRFRRMRCRICQRRFSSKKSYRYHMLTDHQVQNVQFIKCKLCNAEFAYEKGLKVHLFKVHGRAIKDEMIVKQFECDVCSIVYSSELELKQHKKSVHKLTSVSVSASASASASASASTSSKIDDDSLMMEDIGGNRSRHHHQQHSKASGDLADQSIISAMAATATASATTTPLYWYQCKYCPSNFNTNKKLAIHINSHDEFDSNDYSCKDCGNVYSGRKSLWVHRYKKHPQVPNPIECTLCRKVFFDHQMLDNHTPTCNRKPITATGAHQQEQTNQTQGRAVFRHKTGDDDDEEEQHHHQQQRNHQEDAGDGGAVAAAVAAAAAAATSSGTISGGSTKKMRIPDVACTICGARFTDQEHFSKHIQKHEQDLYVDNPLAAMFDDGPADAAQFKVEGQNENGEYACDMCTKTFPLVIALKVHRKWHFRGDSKQNHIDSETTNINNNNNNNSVNNSTSMLRELHAVGLTPNQQQKQNQQQNSTSTPNNNSSNNNNNNNNNSSSKRKSMKRKRELKCEYCPSTFISNNNLRRHMYELHKHEVSSLPAPPVIVVDDPLCCRRCGNIKFETKELWIEHKLADAKVVRPFCPFQWGCDMCGEYLSRKEKLMNHINNHLKEDVIVPVATQGAIDRERASTASSSSSASASASEATTSKAKASSVLAEQPGATLQKKTEENGGLDGAEAAVKADEDDSDMEDADSSDADEESSGTGDEDDDNDGDDDDDDDDDEEDEGEDEEGVPPPTPATQLLPQQQQHKHKANIDNDEDLVEEVISSDDEEPEDGGEGESESQTESEEDDDEDDDEDDDDEEEEQGQEQGSQPLVNGKSKEHQQQIEEILPSSDDDEVRDGNLDGHLMAIDDIIEEEYDEDDDMEEVDDGAVHPDPDDVIEEVDDDDADEVDEEHNVDGGGTSSASSSESESTSTTTSNSHSTGAFPVSHQKPFPQWSKNLCVTSNKQCNSNSNGNGNDDDDDCVEQL is encoded by the exons GTGTGAACATCAAG ATAACACCACAAGATCGGCTGTCACTTCAGATCTGCCACGCCTGCATCAGTTACCTAAACTCGTGGCAGAGCTTCAAGAATCGGTCGGTTAGCGCACAGAGCAAACAGCGGCAGTGGCTGGAGGCCAACAAGAGTAAGCTCCTCAGCTATTTGGATTTGAACAGTGCCGAGAATGGAGGAggtcatcagcagcagcatcattcGGAGAATGAGATCGATTTAGAGAAGCCATCGGCCGCCCAAATATTGGACGGCATACCCTCGCTGAAGAAACGCAAATCCCTAACAGTCTAT CCACTGCCCGCAATTCCCATCAAGGATGAGCCCATTGACACAGATGATGACTATCAAATGAAATCGCTGGACGAATCCGATGACATGGTCGATCCCACAATGTTCCTAGAGCGCTCCGAGCACGAGGGCGATGTACCATTAATG ACCTGCGACTATGATTATACGGCGCAGCATGGTGTGAACGCAGAGACGGCGGCCGCCTCGCTGCCGCCAAATGCTGTGGCTAATGTGGCCGCCGCCGGGGACTCGAAGGTGGCCAGCTGCCGGGCATGCAGCCTCCAGTTTTCGACACGTGCCAATGCCCGGCGTCATGAGCGAAATTTGCACCCAAATCTGTTCCAATTGTCGACGGACTCGCCCAACAATACGCCCATCACAAAGCCCACCCCGGCACTGGCGGCTGCATTGGAGATTCAGCGTGCCGCCGCCGAAGCGGCCACCGAGGAGGCCAGCAAAGCTGCAGGCGCTGCCGGTGGTAATATATCGACCCAAAAATACCGTCAGGTGGTGATGAACGCCTTCATCAAGTGCGAGGGTGGGGGCTTCAACTATGACAGTCCCGAGCAGTACCAGCCGCTGCTCACCCGCGACAAGGTGGAGTTTATCGAGCAGAATTACGAATTCCTGGAGCAGTACCAGACGATGACATGTCGCTGCTGCGACAAATACTTCAGTACGTACAAGAACTTTATGGCGCATGTGCGTAAAAAGTATCCGCTGTTGCCGCGCAATCTCTGCTTCAACTGCCTCAAGATGAACGAATCGAAGGCTCTGTTCATTTCCCATCTCAAGAAGCGCAACTGCATCAATCTGTTTCGTGTGCTGAACGCCCTGCGCGGCAAGCAGCTAAATGTTCACCCCTCATCGGACATTGGATCGTCGTTCGGTGGAGagaccaccaccaccaccacaaccATCACCAGTCCCAATGTCGTTgtaccgctgctgctggataaCAGCTCGAGCGGCGAACGGCCGGAGAAGCTGCGCGCCAAGGAGCTGCTGGTGAATAAGCTTTACGAGTGCAAACTCTGCCCGAAGGGCTTCCGCACCAAGCACGAGTTTCGCACCCATGTCTACGACAAGCATGCGGATGTGCAGCGCAAGGACAACAACTCGATTCAGTGCAGCTTCTGCGGCCTGGACTTTGCCGATCCCGTCGACAGGCGCCGCCACTACAACAACATGGACTGCATTGTTCGCCTACGCTGCATGACGTGTGACGCCAAGGTGGAGACGCATCAGCGTTTTCTCGATCATGTCTATCAAGATCATCTGGGGGGCATAAGCAGCGACAATGCCTCCACTGTGAGTGGATTGGGAGGCGGCGGAGGCGGCGgtggcaggagcagcagcagtattGAGAACTCGCCCGGGAAGCGGAGCCTACTAGGGGCTCTCGGGATCGGTGTTGGCTCCCCCGCCGATGAGTCACGCACCGGCAGTGCAGCGGCGACAGCGGCAGCTGTAGCACCCAATCAAACCTCCACGCCAAAGCCGACATCCCTGAATCGTGATGCTGGTGGTGCACCGAAATCGCAGTATTTTTCACGAATGCCCCAGGTATGCCCCATCTGTGGCCAACAgtacaacaactacaacaacgTGCTGCGTCACATGGAATCGAAGCATCCAAACAAACTGCCGGAGACATACAAATGTGTGCGCTGCGGCCTGGGCTATCCGAGAATCTCGTATCTGCGAGAGCATATGATCAACGTGCATGGCGTGGACAAGAATCGCAATTCGGGCGGCTTCGAGTACATTGTGAATGCGGATGCCGTGAAGCTGGCCGATGGCAGTACACCGAATGTGTCCACGGGTCGTTACGACTATGTGATGAAGGATCTGATGTCAATAACAAATGGTGGGACACTCG ATGATGACGAGGAGGAGACCGGCAGCATGGCCAAGAAGATACGCCTGGACGatagcagcaacaacagcagtcTGGTGGGTGGGGTGGCCAGCCAGCAAAAGGAATGCCCCATCTGCAATGCACTGTTTAGCAACAATATCGGCCTGTCGAATCACATGCGCTCGCATTACACGGCCTCGAGTACCGTGAACGCTGCTCTGGTGGCGGCCAATCGCATGACACCCAAATCCCTGACCATAACCGCCGCCCCAGCCATAGAGACGGTCACATCATCGGCCTCAGTCGATGTTGACGATGACGAGGGCGTTATGCCGCTCGAATCAGGAAATATTATGGCCAGTGGCAGAGGTGTTGCTTCTGCTTCAGCTATTGCTGCTGTGCCTCCTGCCATGGTTAATCAGACGCCTCAAGAGCAGGCAGTGTTTCGTCGCAGCCTGGATCAGGCGGCGGATCGTCGCTTCCGCCGGATGCGTTGCCGCATCTGTCAGCGGCGCTTTAGCTCAAAGAAATCATACCGCTATCACATGCTCACCGACCATCAGGTGCAGAATGTGCAGTTTATCAAATGCAAGCTGTGCAATGCAGAGTTCGCCTACGAGAAGGGTCTCAAGGTGCATCTGTTCAAGGTGCACGGACGGGCCATCAAGGATGAGATGATTGTGAAGCAGTTTGAGTGCGATGTCTGTTCGATTGTCTACAGCTCGGAGCTGGAACTGAAGCAGCACAAGAAGAGCGTCCATAAGCTGACATCCGTGTCGGTGTCTGCGTCCGCCTCGGCATCGGCCTCTGCCTCGGCATCCACATCCTCGAAAATCGATGATGATTCACTGATGATGGAGGACATCGGTGGCAATAGAAGCCGTCaccatcatcagcagcacaGCAAGGCATCTGGCGATCTGGCCGATCAGTCCATCATCTCCGCCATGgctgccaccgccactgccAGTGCCACAACGACGCCGCTGTACTGGTACCAGTGCAAGTACTGTCCCTCCAATTTTAACACCAACAAGAAGCTGGCCATCCACATCAACTCGCATGATGAGTTCGACTCGAACGATTACTCGTGCAAGGACTGCGGCAATGTCTACAGCGGCCGCAAGAGTCTATGG GTTCATCGCTACAAAAAGCATCCGCAGGTGCCGAACCCAATCGAGTGCACGCTGTGCCGCAAGGTGTTCTTTGACCATCAGATGCTGGACAATCATACGCCGACCTGCAACCGTAAGCCAATTACCGCCACGGGGGCGCATCAGCAGGAGCAGACAAATCAGACGCAGGGTCGGGCCGTATTCAGGCATAAGACTggcgacgatgacgacgaggaagagcagcaccaccaccagcagcagcgtaACCATCAGGAGGATGCTGGCGATGGaggagcagtagcagcagcagtagcagctgctgctgccgctgccacatcGAGTGGCACCATCAGCGGTGGCAGTACCAAAAAGATGCGCATACCGGATGTGGCCTGTACAATTTGCGGCGCCAGATTCACTGATCAGGAGCACTTTAGCAAGCACATACAGAAGCATGAACAGGATCTATATGTGGATAATCCGCTGGCAGCGATGTTCGACGATGGGCCGGCGGATGCGGCCCAATTTAAGGTGGAGGGCCAGAACGAGAACGGGGAATACGCGTGCGATATGTGCACGAAGACATTCCCCCTGGTGATTGCACTCAAAGTGCATCGCAAGTGGCATTTCAGAGGTGATAGCAAGCAG AACCACATCGACAGCGAAACGACGAatatcaacaacaacaacaacaacaattcgGTGAACAACTCCACATCGATGCTACGGGAGCTGCATGCAGTGGGTCTGACGCCCAACCAACAACAGAAGCAGAACCAACAGCAGAACTCCACGTCCACGccgaacaacaacagcagcaacaacaacaacaacaacaacaacaacagcagcagcaagaggAAATCAATGAAGCGTAAACGTGAATTGAAATGCGAATACTGCCCCTCGACATTcatcagcaacaacaaccTGCGACGCCACATGTACGAACTGCATAAGCACGAGGTGAGTAGCCTGCCAGCACCGCCCGTGATTGTGGTAGATGACCCGCTCTGCTGTCGACGTTGTGGCAATATCAAATTCGAGACGAAAGAACTGTGGATCGAGCATAAGCTGGCCGATGCGAAGGTGGTGCGACCATTTTGTCCCTTCCAATGGGGCTGTGACATGTGCGGCGAGTACTTGTCGCGCAAGGAGAAGCTCATGAATCACATCAATAATCATTTGAAGGAGGATGTCATTGTGCCAGTGGCCACACAAGGGGCCATCGACAGAGAACGAGCATCGacggcatcatcatcatcatcggcaTCGGCTTCGGCATCAGAGGCAACAACATCCAAAGCAAAGGCGTCGTCCGTACTGGCGGAGCAACCCGGTGCCACACTGCAGAAGAAAACGGAGGAAAATGGTGGACTGGATGGAGCGGAGGCGGCGGTAAAGGCAGATGAAGATGATAGCGATATGGAGGATGCCGACAGTTCAGACGCTGATGAAGAAAGCTCTGGCACAGGGGATGAAGACGACGACAACgatggcgacgacgacgatgacgacgatgacgatgaagAAGATGAGGGCGAAGACGAGGAGGGTGTGCCCCCACCAACACCTGCCACACAACTgttgccacagcagcagcaacacaaacacaaagcCAATATTGACAATGATGAAGATCTCGTCGAAGAAGTGATCAGCTCTGATGATGAAGAGCCTGAGGATGGAGGGGAAGGCGAGAGCGAAAGTCAAACAGAAAGCGAAGAGGACGATGACGAGGATGACGATGAAGACGATGACGACGAGGAAGAGGAACAGGGACAGGAACAGGGCTCGCAGCCCCTGGTGAATGGCAAGTCGAAAGAGCATCAACAGCAAATCGAGGAGATATTGCCCAGCTCCGACGACGACGAAGTGCGGGATGGCAATTTAGATGGCCATCTGATGGCCATTGATGACATTATTGAAGAAGAATATGATGAAGACGATGATATGGAGGAGGTGGACGATGGTGCAGTCCATCCAGATCCCGATGATGTTATCGAAGAGGTCGACGACGATGATGCGGATGAGGTGGATGAAGAGCACAATGTCGATGGGGGCGGCACATCCTCGGCCTCATCGTCAGAGAGTGAATCAACATCCACGACCACATCCAATTCGCATTCAACTG GAGCTTTTCCAGTCTCACATCAAAAGCCATTTCCTCAATGGTCCAAAAATCTCTGCGTCACAAGCAACAAGcaatgcaacagcaacagcaacggcaacggcaacgacgacgacgacgactgtGTCGAGCAATTGTAA